From Triticum aestivum cultivar Chinese Spring chromosome 7B, IWGSC CS RefSeq v2.1, whole genome shotgun sequence:
tgataatataaaagcatgaaacaatcaaaaattacaaatacgttggagatgtatcatactCGAACTAAGTTGTGACTAAAGTTACCAGAATGGTCAAATTGCTGATCGGgtataacatcccaaaattctaaactttggaatgttatattaaataaatatttatgcttgtttgtttgattgttgtgaggttgattgtgtgaaattgagtgaaatctGAAACTTTTTTAAAtattgaatgagagggaatgaaatgactttcccaaactttcattttgcattttgatctccatgaattcaaattcatttcaaatgcaaaaccctagagtgaagatgacatgaatTCTtgcatttaaaatgaaaagggtttttgaaaatatttgaatttcatttacaaacaattcaattcagaaactttaggtaactcaatgattttcatgagagaggaTAAGATGACTTCTTCGAAATATATGAAATGGAGTTGGAAGTGGTGAGGATCATTTCGAAAGTTTAATAAAAACTTTCGAAGCTTGTCCGCTTTTAGTTGAATTTAAGCTTAAATTTTTTGTCTTATGATAAAAGAAATATTTGAGTGAAGGAAACCCGACCCTTCAAAATTAAGAGAAAGATTTGAAAAATCAGATTCAAATACATTTTGAAGTTATTGCAAAAAGAAAGTTAAGTATTTTATTTGGCCCAGAAAAATAGTTCATATTTTGCTATGCAAAATTCTAAGAATTTTGGTAAATAATGTGCCTATGATATTTTCTATTTTTATTGCTTTACATTTAGTTTTTCACTTCTGTCTTTATTTAAAGGAAAAACAGTTTTTTTAAAAGGCCAGCCACAGGCCGGCGCTAGacaaccggcccagccggcgcttTAGGCCCATAGcgtctctcactctctctcgcacCGAAGCGCTAAGTGCTCGGTCGACCGCtcccctctccctcacccctctGCCACTAActcatgggccccacatgtcatcccCATCCTCTGCCTTTTTTTCGTGTTCATCATGGGAACAATATCCCGATGCAAATCCACTCGATTCGATCCGTTCATTGCCCCTCGCGCAATCCCGACCCCCTACAAATAATGCCCTACTCCTCCTCGTCCGATTTTCCGAAAAACCTCGGTCTCCCGTGCCCTAGAGCTCCATCCCGATCTCGCTGGAGTTCGCCGCCGCAAGGGCACCTTCACCGGTCGATTCCGTCACCTCTGCAGGTACCCGAGCGTCCATGTATCTCTTTTGATCCCTCTCTCTCAAATCCGCAGCTCCCTGAACTTTTTTTTCTCGCGCAGTTCCGCAAGGGAACGACGTCCCCGACGACTTTTgaatctcgccggagttcgcctcgCTCCAGCCGCTCGCCTTCGTCACCACCGCAAGCACCCGACGCCACTGACGCAACCTTCACCATCCCCGAGATCTGAAGTACCCCGTTGTACCGTGGCCCGACTCCGAGAGTCACCGGAGCCACCGTCCCCTCCACACCCGACCCCCGCGGCCATCTTCTCCGTCACCGATGACGTCCGCCACAGCCGTAAGTCCCCAACCCCTTCCACCCGTTCGACCTAAAATCTAGCGTCCAGATTATATCTGATGTGTTTTTTTATTGAACCGGTATCCTCTAATTAGCGAACGTCCGCCGTATAGCCTCTGTAGTGGACGCTTTCCGACCAACCACCCTGCGCCATGTTGCTAGGAAGaatttttctttttatattttattagctCTTGCCGCCAAATCCCCTAAGCCTCAGCCGTCCGCCCACGCTAAATGATCATAGCCACTCGCAGCAGGACACGTGGCACCTCTGCCACGGCCGACCGAAACTTAACGCTTTCAAATTCAGATTCTGATCTGATttttcttttatcatatctttagTTCTGTCGATCCAAATtagatgattctttttcctacggGTTCGTATTGATCTCATCTATCCAGTAAacccaaccaaaaatatttttcaagttttgaaatttgaatttgaattgattCAAATTTAAACTTCGTTAAACCATaactttcactactagggaaataaTTATAGGCAGGACATCAGTAGTAGCACTGGAAAATAATAGGCgatgctgctaattagcagtagcgctcgttCGGGGAAGCGCTACAAGTAATGCTTTAGTAGTAGCGCTGAAAATTGAAAAGGCACTACTACTAAGTGGGACCCAACGAGCCCATTGACGCTAGCTGTAGTAGCAGCACGGCCCAAaatacagcgctactgctaatattttagtagtagcgctcgcTTTGACAACACCACTACTGCTAATGGGCCCCACTTAGTTGTAGCGCTTCTcttggaaagcgctactactaagcacCATAGCAGTAGCACTGTCTGGAAAACAACGCTACTACTAGCGTGGCTGCTGCCACCTTTTGACACCCTCCcgtctcccccctcctcccccctatgccctctccccctcctttcccctctcccctctctaaGTTAGTTCTCCACCATTGTTCCCCTTCTTCTCTCTTCCCtctacctctcttctctccccattaatgcccccctccaccataattctcCTCCATAAATGGCCTCTCATCTCTTTGGCTCTCCCTCCTTCCATACATATAGATCTAGCTaactcatctctctccctctccattagttagctagAGTCATCTCTCCTcccaacaactagatctagctagctatttagccaTCCACACACTTTTTTCGTCCCTAGGTAGCGAAGGCCGGCCTCATCTAACCATGCTCGATCTCTCTCGAGAGATAGGTGAGTAAAAAGTTGTGCATTTCAAGAACGGGAATATGTGTGTTAGAGATATGGAGAGATTTGTGCGAGTGACATGCCCCCGTGTTGCTTATGTTTTGCccaaatgtcgatttatttccgttccGGTGATTTTTCGAGCAAACTcgatgtcctatttttaggcaaggtcatgcgAAATTTttatatgactttgatgcatgcatgaatTTTGTTTataacccttttgcttgttataTTGTGCAGCcggtcatgaaggtgagtggatCGAAGGTGGAGCGATACTTGCAATCCGTggtgatggacatgtatgcaaataatcggactAAGATTAGATGTCCGTGTACAAGATGCAAAgaaggagtccttttggacccttttgatcgtggcactttgaaggcgcacctgctaatgaatggtttcatggatggctatactcgatggataagtgaagatgatgatgaggacgtccacATGGCAGGGAGTAACGACATGGGtctagacgaagagatgaccgatcaaCACAAAGACGATGGCGCCGGACATGGTGGCAAGGAAGAGTCCGGACATGGCGGCGGTGGAGAAGAGTTCGGACGCGGCGAAGAAGAGTCCGGACACGGTGAAGAAGAGTCCGGACATGGCGGAGAAGAGGTGGCGGTCGCGCGGCAGTCTTCGATGCTACTAAGTGCAGTCGTGCACGACCCTCGTGTTCGAGACCTCCTTCGCAAGAGTACGACtagcgagagagctgcttctagagaggaggccaagctggcgtAATTTGAAGTAGACTCAAAGACTCCATTGTATGACGGTTGCGATCccaaggtgacccgcttgagtttcacgctcgaacttctaaagacgaaggccaaaGACAAATGGACGGATAAaagcctcgatgagcatttgaagtatctacataataaagttcttcccgtggggaacctgtgtcctactagtgtcgaggaggccaagaaaattgtttgccctttTGATCTGCCGCACATTAGATACcacgcatgcatcaatgattgcatcatttaTTCGGGGGAGCACGTAGAAAAAACCAGTTGTCCAGCGTGCAATGGTTCTCAATACAAGAAGGCAggaaagaaagctcctcgaaaagttatatggtactttccgatcactccctgTCTGTAGCgatatttcgtagatcctaaggaagcaaagctcatgcgctgacATGCAGAGAGGAAGAAACCCGATGATGGATATGATCTGAAGCcgagacacctcgcagatgctagctAGTGGAGAGCATTCAATGCCGTATATGGATTTGTTGCAGAAGATCCAAGAAACATCGTGCTTGGTGTGattaccgatggcatgaatctgtttggaaaccagaacaccaaccacaacACATTGTCGTCTTTGTATGGATGTACAGCCTCCCCCCATGGAAGTGTAacaccccagtgtcatgctacagtaaccctctgtgattaagctaatcatttacCCAAACAATGTTTAATCACCTTTGTCCAATATCCCATTTGAAtttccagtcaattcaaattcaagtgaagtttgaagttgatcaaaagttgccggaaaaatgttcatcatctgtcaaaaattccataacaattatttgttaaggaacacaacatcactttggtgcaaagatgaacattagcaattataacagcaccaattcagcatttttaaatgctatcctattttttaaaaaaataccaaatgaattcttctggtttccaaaataattgtggcactgTCTATGATCACCAGGGATTTAATTGGACACCTCCCAAAATTTTGCTAAGTGAAATAGTTGGCCAAATAATTCCCTTTCTCTCTTTgtaaataaaaaaaggaaatagaaaaggGCCTAGCTACTACTGTGCACTTGTAGCCCATTGCTACAGTGCACAGCCCAGCCCACTCCTCCCCGCGTTCGTCTCCTTCCCCTGTTCACCCGACCGAGGCGCGCGCCCGTGCGGTCGCCGCCCGACCGCCTCGCCACCCCGCTGCTCGCGCCGAGGGGATAAGGCCGAGCCTCCTGGCCTCGTCAGCTCCCCACTCCCACTTGCGCctctcctcccccagatccacctttcccctctccctcacgcgctcactcctcccgagcgccaccgtcgccgtgcttcggtcgatcccgcggccaccgctgtccccggccctctccgacgagtccccgagCGCCCTCGTGCCCCGCCACGTCTTCCTCGACCACAGGACCAAGCCAGGAGCCCCCACAGCAAGCGCggcgacctcttcttcctcctctgctccgacgaaCGCCGGCGTCGAATTCGGCCACCTCGTGCctgccccgagcccactgagcacaCCTACAGGCGCCCAGTGAGCTCCTCCTTCCtatccctctctccccgtgctcttccTCGCGCCATGGCAGCCTCTGCCATCGCCGCCCGAACCTAGCTCCGCCGCATAGCTCGCCGTCGACGTTGTAGTCGCTATCAGGCTCGCCCGAGCACAGGAACATGCTCAGGTCCCCTCACCGCGGCCGCTCGTGCCGCTAGATCCCATCCCCGTGGCCTCTGTCGCTCATCCCGCctatggccgaactccggcggccgctaaGGTGCTCGTCGTCGTCGTATCGAGCCTCCCCGAGACCAACCGGTGGCACCTGGCGATGCGCGCCGACGCCAGCTCTCGAACGTGACCGAAAACGCGGCGAACCGTGCCTTGTAGCCgttttccggccatctccggcggacTTCCGCCACGGGAATGGTCGCCGGCGTGACTCCGGTCGCCGTCCGACGTGCCGCTAACGCGACAACCCTAGACCACACAGCCGAGCCACTGCCACTGGGTCCCGCTAATCGTTGACCCAGTCAACTTGCTGACTAGGCGTCCCTGTgacgctgacatgcgggccccatcgcttaatcctctaattaaaatgttttaataattaaaagtaattagtttagccaATTAggctatgacaggtggggtccagtagctaattaacctagat
This genomic window contains:
- the LOC123161083 gene encoding uncharacterized protein → MTSATAPVMKVSGSKVERYLQSVVMDMYANNRTKIRCPCTRCKEGVLLDPFDRGTLKAHLLMNGFMDGYTRWISEDDDEDVHMAGSNDMGLDEEMTDQHKDDGAGHGGKEESGHGGGGEEFGRGEEESGHGEEESGHGGEEVAVARQSSMLLSAVVHDPRVRDLLRKSTTSERAASREEAKLA